From Pithys albifrons albifrons isolate INPA30051 chromosome 27, PitAlb_v1, whole genome shotgun sequence, one genomic window encodes:
- the NDUFA13 gene encoding NADH dehydrogenase [ubiquinone] 1 alpha subcomplex subunit 13 produces MAAPKVKQDMAPPGGYGPIDYKRHLPRRGLSGYSLFAIGVGSLLLGYYTLIRWNRERRRLLIEELEARIALMPLLQAESDRRTLRLLRQNLDEEAKIMKDVPGWKVGQSVYHTDRWVPPSVDELYFLRPSAEMDNEKFGLQYYV; encoded by the exons ATGGCGGCGCCGAAGGTGAAGCAGGACATGGCCCCTCCGGGCGGGTACGGCCCCATCGACTACAAGCGGCACCTCCCGCGCCGCGGCCTCTCAG GGTACAGCCTGTTCGCCATCGGCGTCGGGAGCCTCTTGCTGGGCTATTACACCCTGATCCGCTGGAACCGCGAGCGCAG GCGGCTGCTGATCGAGGAGTTGGAGGCTCGGATCGCGCTGATGCCGCTGCTGCAGGCGGAGTCTGACCGCAG aACCCTCCGGCTGCTCCGGCAGAACCTGGATGAGGAGGCCAAAATCATGAAGGATGTTCCCGGCTGGAAG GTGGGACAGTCCGTGTACCACACGGACCGTTGGGTGCCACCCTCGGTGGACGAGCTCTATTTCCTGCGCCCCTCGGCCGAGATGGACAACGAGAAGTTCGGCCTTCAGTATTACGTCTGA
- the CILP2 gene encoding cartilage intermediate layer protein 2 — MGELALALLALAALHGAGATEPLENDSEPGKSGVEGKPWKATPNLADLDLDTAGRGAEWTSWFNIDHPGGDGDHESLEAIRFYYRGRVCERPVAIQARTTEWALPEEVGEVVHASPKKGFRCINKEQPPGKTCSNYHIRFLCPLEHIYWSHWSSWSPCSRSACGSSGSQTRTRRCVNARLAAALKEVKCKGKAVERRPCSAGPCPEPVWMEWGSWGPCSHSCGSAGTRARRRSCKTTKKTPCPGEPTEVQKCPPSPCPDCPEHTLKGNVVTGTGAALPGARIYLEGRPPVLLGRSDAHGHFNVTTGLCQGTTSNISAHHEGFAPGLAPVVSNGSGMAVVHLRLRRLEKPYMVLHPKAKVRVAGQDVTFCCKASGTPVPKKYYWYHNGTLLERKAQQPGSRLALRALAPEQAGTYHCKASSEAGAIRSAPAQLTVLAQGQQSCRSEPEPSLVELPSECPQDATGSRYYNVGRCPPSPCSSSSATPSGCGEDTGHCCGVRRMELREIPCAGSLLPVKVVAECGCGPCAQPRVLVQGRVTAADTGEPLRFGHIFLGGRKVGFTGYKGSFTIEVPPDTQRLVARFVDQQQRFVDAIRVLPFDRRGGSVYQEVKMLRKKEPVDLDGNRSNAIPLGEESGREPVGELVLPAGAFLRPSGEVFNGTVRASVTFVDPRDMATASAASSDLSFANAEGEIVPLRTYGMFSVDFREGESGAALQTGPVQVRMDTGQVWMPEHLQKMKLWSLNPETGLWEEEGMLRPVEGSRGRREERTFLVGNLEIRERRLFNLDVPEDRRCFVKVRAYSNEKFNPYEQLEGVVISLINLEPQPGYPTNPRAWGRFDSVVTGPNGACLPAFCDGQRPDAYSAYVTATLGGEELEAVASSPKLNPSAIGVSQPYLGKLGYRRSDHDDPNLKKTAFQINVAKPDPNNVDETNGPIYSYRSLEECESAPASANHLRFYRVEVDKYEYNVVPFKESDLTTWTGDYLSWWPNPQEFRACFIKVQIEGPQEYMVRSRNAGGSHPRTRGQLYGLRDARSVRDMQLDGTSGACVEFKCSGMLFDQSLVDRTLVSIIPQGSCRRTAINTLLRDYLSRHPPLADNNHTGAFTMLAPVDPLGHNYGIYTVTDQNPRLAKEIAIGRCFDGTSDGFSREMRAGAGTAVTFVCQERPPGRESFFQRLLTAPAEALDEIRREMGAGEMRRAPPEVMDFASGARAPGPTPTRRTPSSPRRPSRVRGQP, encoded by the exons ATGGGGGAGCTGGCGCTGGCACTCCTGGCACTCGCCGCCCTTCACGGGGCCGGGGCCACAG AGCCACTGGAGAACGACTCGGAGCCCGGGAAGAGTGGAGTGGAGGGAAAGCCCTGGAAAGCCACCCCCAACCTGGCAGACCTGGACCTGGACACGGCAG GCAGAGGCGCCGAGTGGACGTCCTGGTTCAACATTGACCACCCTGGGGGGGACGGAGACCACGAGAGCCTGGAGGCCATTCGGTTCTACTACCGGGGCCGTGTCTGCGAACGGCCCGTGGCCATCCAGGCCCGGACCACCGAGTGGGCACTGCCCGAGGAGGTGGGCGAGGTGGTTCATGCCAGCCCCAAGAAGGGCTTTCGCTGCATCAACAAGGAGCAGCCCCCGGGCAAGACCTGCTCCAACTATCACATCCGCTTCCTCTGCCCGCTGG agCACATCTACTGGTCCCACTGGTCCTCCTGGAGCCCCTGCTCGCGCAGTGCCTGTGGCAGCAGCGGCTCCCAGACCCGCACCCGGCGCTGCGTCAATGCCCGCCTGGCGGCCGCGCTCAAGGAGGTCAAGTGCAAGGGCAAAGCTGTGGAGCGCCGGCCCTGCAGCGCCGGGCCCTGCCCAG AGCCGGTATGGATGGAGTGGGGCTCGTGGGGTCCCTGTTCCcacagctgtggcagtgccGGGACCCGCGCCCGACGCCGGAGCTGCAAGACCACCAAGAAGACCCCGTGCCCTGGTGAACCCACCGAGGTGCAGAAATGTCccccctcaccctgcccag ACTGCCCCGAGCACACACTGAAGGGCAACGTCGTCACTGGCACCGGGGCGGCACTGCCAGGTGCCAGGATCTACCTGGAGGGTCGCCCACCGGTGCTGCTGGGCCGCAGTGATGCCCACGGGCACTTCAATGTCACCacggggctgtgccagggcaccaCCAGCAATATCAGTGCCCACCATGAGGGCTTCGCCCCCGGGCTGGCACCCGTCGTCTCCAACGGCTCTGGCATGGCCGTGGTGCACCTGAGGCTGCGGCGGCTGG AGAAGCCCTACATGGTGCTGCACCCCAAGGCCAAGGTGCGGGTGGCCGGGCAGGATGTGACCTTCTGCTGCAAAGCCTCGGGCACCCCCGTGCCCAAAAAGTATTACTG GTACCACAACGGGACCCTGCTGGAGAGGAAGGCGCAGCAGCCCGGCAGCCGCCTGGCACTGCGGGCGCTGGCACCGGAGCAGGCTGGCACCTACCACTGCAAAGCCAGCTCCGAGGCGGGCGCCATCCGCTCAGCACCGGCACAGCTCACCGTGTTGG cccagggccagcagagctgcaggtcaGAGCCAGAGCCGAGCCTGGTGGAGCTGCCCAGCGAATGCCCCCAGGATGCCACCGGCTCCCGCTACTACAACGTGGGGCGATGCCCACCCTCCCCGTGCTCCAGCAGCTCCGCCACCCCCTCGGGGTGCGGGGAGGACACGGGGCACTGCTGCGGGGTGCGGAGGATGGAGCTGCGGGAGATCCCCTGCGCCGGCTCCCTGCTGCCCGTCAAGGTGGTGGCCGAGTGCGGCTGCgggccctgtgcccagccccgcGTGCTGGTGCAGGGCCGGGTGACGGCGGCAGACACGGGCGAGCCCCTGCGCTTCGGGCACATCTTCCTGGGCGGGAGGAAGGTGGGATTCACCGGCTACAAGGGCTCCTTCACCATCGAGGTGCCGCCGGACACGCAGCGCTTGGTGGCTCGGTTCGTGGACCAACAGCAGCGCTTCGTGGATGCCATCAGGGTCCTGCCCTTCGACCGCCGTGGTGGCAGCGTCTACCAGGAGGTCAAGATGCTGCGGAAGAAGGAGCCGGTGGACCTGGATGGCAACCGGAGCAACGCCATCCCGCTGGGAGAGGAGAGTGGGCGGGAGCCCGTGGGGGAGCTCGTCCTTCCCGCCGGCGCCTTCCTGCGTCCCTCCGGGGAGGTTTTCAACGGCACAGTCCGAGCCAGTGTCACCTTTGTGGATCCCAGGGACATGGCAACGGCCAGCGCCGCCTCCAGCGACCTCAGCTTCGCCAATGCCGAGGGCGAGATCGTTCCCCTGCGCACCTATGGCATGTTCTCCGTGGATTTCCGGGAAGGGGAGAGCGGCGCGGCGCTGCAGACGGGGCCGGTGCAGGTGCGGATGGACACGGGGCAGGTGTGGATGCCGGAGCACCTGCAGAAGATGAAGTTGTGGTCCTTGAACCCTGAGACCGGCctgtgggaagaggaggggatgCTCCGCCCGGTTGAGGGGAGCCGGGgtaggagggaggagaggaccTTCCTGGTGGGCAACCTGGAGATCCGGGAGCGGCGCCTCTTCAACCTGGACGTGCCGGAGGATCGCCGCTGTTTCGTCAAGGTCAGGGCCTACAGCAACGAGAAGTTCAACCCCTACGAGCAGCTGGAAGGGGTGGTCATCAGCCTCATCAACCTGGAGCCCCAGCCCGGCTACCCCACCAACCCCCGGGCCTGGGGCCGCTTCGACAGCGTGGTGACGGGCCCCAACGGCGCCTGCCTGCCCGCCTTCTGCGACGGGCAGCGCCCCGACGCCTACTCGGCCTATGTCACCGCCACGCTGGGtggggaggagctggaagccgTGGCCTCCAGCCCCAAGCTCAACCCCAGCGCCATCGGGGTGTCCCAGCCCTACCTGGGCAAGCTGGGCTACCGCCGGTCGGACCACGACGACCCCAACTTGAAGAAGACGGCTTTCCAAATCAACGTGGCCAAGCCTGACCCCAACAACGTCGACGAGACCAACGGCCCCATCTACTCGTACCGCAGCCTGGAGGAGTGCGAGTCAGCGCCGGCCAGCGCCAACCACCTGCGCTTCTACCGCGTGGAGGTGGACAAGTACGAGTACAACGTGGTGCCCTTCAAGGAGAGCGACCTGACCACCTGGACCGGGGACTACCTGTCGTGGTGGCCCAACCCTCAGGAGTTCAGGGCTTGTTTCATCAAGGTGCAGATCGAGGGGCCGCAGGAGTACATGGTGAGGTCGCGCAACGCCGGGGGCAGCCACCCCCGCACGCGGGGGCAGCTCTACGGGCTGCGGGACGCGCGGAGCGTGCGGGACATGCAGCTGGACGGCACCTCGGGGGCCTGCGTGGAGTTCAAGTGCAGTGGGATGCTCTTCGACCAGAGCCTGGTGGACAGGACCCTGGTGTCCATCatcccccagggcagctgccgCCGCACGGCCATCAACACCCTCCTGCGGGACTACCTGAGCCGCCACCCGCCGCTGGCCGACAACAACCACACGGGCGCCTTCACCATGCTGGCACCGGTGGACCCGCTGGGCCACAACTACGGCATCTACACCGTGACGGACCAGAACCCGCGGCTGGCCAAGGAAATCGCCATCGGCCGCTGCTTCGACGGCACCTCGGACGGCTTTTCGCGGGAGATGAGGGCGGGCGCGGGCACGGCCGTCACTTTCGTGTGCCAGGAGCGGCCGCCGGGGCGGGAGAGCTTCTTCCAGCGCCTGCTGACGGCCCCGGCGGAGGCACTGGATGAGATCCGGAGGGAGATGGGGGCCGGAGAGATGCGCCGAGCACCCCCCGAGGTGATGGACTTCGCCTCCGGAGCCCGAGCCCCGGGCCCCACGCCCACCCGCCGGACCCCCAGCAGCCCGCGGAGGCCGAGCCGGGTGCGGGGCCAGCCCTGA
- the YJEFN3 gene encoding yjeF N-terminal domain-containing protein 3 codes for MSSASCPSREPPRYLSKAEAEAIEKELLEDYRFGRQQLIEIWGHACAVAVTKAFPLPSLPRKQPTVLVVCGPAQNGAIGLVCARHLRSFDYEPTIFYPKRSPDPLYRDFTTQCEKMDIPFLSYLPTEVQLINDAYNAVVDAVLGAEAEVGEGSAPCAAILATLKHIRIPIVSLDVPSGWDVESGSSGGISPDVLVSLAAPKECARRFLGRQHFVAGRFLPYDVQKKFELNPPEYPGTECVVAL; via the exons ATGAGCTCCGCGTCCTGCCCCTCCCGGGAGCCCCCCCGGTACCTCAG CAAGGCAGAGGCCGAGGCCATcgagaaggagctgctggaggattATCGGTTCGGGAGGCAGCAGCTGATCGAGATCTGGGGACACGCCTGTGCCGTGGCTGTCACCAAG GCCTTCCCGCTGCCGTCTCTGCCTCGCAAGCAGCCCACGGTGCTGGTGGTGTGCGGGCCGGCGCAGAACGGGGCCATCGGGCTGGTGTGTGCGCGGCACCTCCGCAGCTTT GACTACGAGCCCACCATCTTCTACCCCAAGCGCTCGCCGGATCCCCTTTACCGGGATTTCACCACGCAGTGTGAGAAGATGGATATTCCCTTCCTCTCCTACCTGCCCACCGAG GTGCAGCTGATCAACGACGCCTACAACGCCGTGGTGGACGCCGTGCTGGGAGCCGAGGCGGAGGTGGGCGAGGGCAGCGCGCCCTGCGCTGCCATCCTGGCCACCCTCAAGCACATCCGCATCCCCATCGTCAGCCTGGATGTGCCCTCAG GGTGGGATGTGGAGTCCGGGAGCAGCGGTGGGATCAGCCCCGATGTCCTGGTGTCCCTGGCAGCCCCCAAGGAGTGTGCCCGTCGCTTCCTGGGCCGCCAGCACTTCGTGGCCGGGCGGTTCCTGCCCTACGACGTCCAGAAGAAGTTTGAGCTCAACCCCCCCGAGTACCCTGGCACCGAGTGCGTGGTGGCTCTGTGA